The sequence GCGCGGTGAGCACGGTCAGCCGGCCGCCGAGGCGGCCGAGATCGTCACGCACGCCTGACACGAACTCCGCGAACGCCGATCCGCCGACGTCCGGGGGCAGGGCGACCTGCAGGGCCGCCGTCGCCATCGATCCGCGCACGTGCGCGGGCAGTCCCCGGGCCATGACCGCCCGCAGCGCGCCGCCCGCGCGTGAGGGCGGGACCCGCACTTCCAGCAGCACGTCCTCGCCGGGCAGCGTCCCCCACCAGCCGGGCGGCCCGGTGGTGATCCGCGCCGTCCCGTGCCCGGCCATCAGAGCCCGTACGGCCCGCGCCCGCGCGTCGGCCGCCGTCCCCTCGACCAGCACGGCCACGACGGGCCCGCGCCGGGCGTCCGGCCAGTCCACCTCGATCGCGCTCGGCTCGGCCTGGGACGCCGCGAGCTCGGCGGCGAGCACGTCCAGGCCGGGTGGTGAGCTTGGCCACCCGGGCGCGTCCGGCGGGCCGCCGCCCCGCACGGCCTCGGAGCCGGGGGCACCGGGCGGCTCGGCGATGATCCAGCGGCGGTCGTCCGGGATGGGGTGGAGGCGGAAGGCGGCCTCGGTGATGACGCCGAGCGTGCCGTAGGAGCCGGTGAACAGCTTGCCCAGGTCGTAGCCCGCGACGTTCTTGACGACCTTGCCGCCGGACCTGGCGGTCGTGCCGTCCGCCAGCACGACCGTGACGCCGATCAGCAGGTCGCGGGCCGTGCCGTGCCGGAACCTGCGGGGGCCCGCGGTGGCGGTGGCGAGCACGCCGCCGACCGTGGCGCCGTCGAGGGGGACGTCGAGGGAGAGCTCCTGGCCCTCGGCGGCGAGGGTCTCGGCCAGCGAGTCCATGGTCACGCCCGCCTGGACGCGGACGACGAGGTCGCCGGAGGCGTGTTCGAGAACCTGGTTCAGGCAGCAGGTGTCGATCAGCAGGTCGCAGCGCTCGGGCGGGGGAGCCCAGTGCAGCCGGGTGCCGCCGCCGACCGGGGTCACGGCGAGATCGTGCTCGGCCGAGACGCGCATCAGCGCCGCGACCTCCTCGGTGGTCTCGGGCAGCGCCACCCAGCGCGGCGAGACCCCGGCCACGGCGTCGTCGGGGCCGGCCTCCCGGATCGTCACGCCTGTCCTGTGCAGCGCGCCCGACAGGAGCGCCCCGCCCGTCTCGTGCAGCGCGTCCATCAGAACTGTTCCGCCTGTCCTGACTCGACCAGCGGGTGCACGCCCTTGCGGACCCCGGGGACCTCGCCGCACAGGCGCGGGGTGGGGAAGACCTTGCCCGGGTTCGACAGGCCGCGGGGGTCGAAGGCGCAGCGCACCAGTTGCATGGTGTCGAGGTCGTCGTCGGAGAACATTTTCGGCATATATCGGGACTTGTCGACACCCACACCGTGCTCGCCGGTGATGGACCCGCCGTGCTCGACACAGAGATCGAGGATCTTGCCCGAGACCAGCTCGGCCCGCTCGCCCGCGCCGGCTTCCGCGTCGTCGAACAGCACCAGCGGATGCAGGTTGCCGTCCCCGGCGTGGAAGACGTTGGCCACCCGGATGCCGTGCTCCCGCGACAACCGGTCGATGCTCGCCAGCACCTCGGGCAGCGCGGTCCTGGGGACGACCCCGTCCTGCACGATGTAGGCGGGGCTGATCCGGCCCACCGCGGCGAAGGCCGACTTGCGGCCCTTCCAGATCGCCGCGCGCTCGGCCGGGTCGGCGGCGACCCGCAGCTCGAACGCGCCGTTCTCCCGGCAGATCCGTGTCACCTCGTCGAACTGGTGGGTGACCTCCGGGACCGGGCCGTCCAGCTCCACGATGAGCACCGCCCCGGCGCCCTCGGGATAGGCGCAGGCCACGGCCGCCTCGGCCGCCTCGATCGCCAAGGCGTCCATCATCTCGATCGCGGCGGGCACGATGCCGCCACCGATGATCGCCGACACCGCCTGCCCGCCCCGCTCGATGCCGTCGAAGGCCGCGAGCAGGGTCGTCACGGTCTCCGGCGCCCGCGTCAGCCGTACGGTGACCTTGGTGGCGATGCCGAGCGTGCCCTCCGAGCCGACGAACGCGCCCAGCAGGTCGTATCCGGGATCGGTGTCCGACAGCTCGACGATGTCGCCGTCGGGGGTCACGATCTCCAGGGCGAGCACGTGATTGACCGTGAAGCCGTACTTCAGGCAGTGCGCGCCGCCCGAGTTCTCCGCGACGTTGCCGCCGATCGAGCAGACCTGCTGGCTGGACGGGTCGGGCGCGTAGTAGTAGCCCAGATCGCGGACCGCCTCGGTGATCGCCAGGTTGGTGACCCCGGGCTCCACCACGGCACGCCGGTCCGCCACGTCGACGGAGAGGATCCGCCGCATCCTCGAGGTGACGATCAGCACCCCGTCGGTCCGCGGCAGCGCCCCGCCGGACAGTCCCGTCCCCGCCCCCCGGGCCACGAACGGCACGCCGTACTCGTTGCAGATCCGCACCACGGCCGCGACCTGCTCGGCGGTCTCCGGCAGCACGACCACGCCGGGGGTGGCCCGGTGATGGGTCAGCCCGTCGCACTCATAGGTGCGCAGCCGTACCGGGTCGGTGATCACCGCTCTGTGGTCGAGCGACTCCATCAGGCGCCGGACCAGTCCGTCGAGTGTCTTCGTGCCCATCGTTCCTCCCCCCGCGTGCGCGGGAGCCCGGCAGCGCCCCTGCTCTCGTGATCACTCGGTTGGTCGGGGACATCATCCCTCTATGTCGCATTCTCGCTCAGGATCGGGGCGATGGCGCCTGGCGGCTCTTCCGGTTCCGGACGGGCCGCCCCGCACCGGGCCGGGCAGCGGCGGGGGACGGGCGGTCCCTCCGGTGCGGGGACCGCCCGCCGCGTGCTCGCCGGCCTCAGGGCGTACGCGATGTCACGGCATGCGCGCGTAGGCGGGAAGGGTGAGGAACTCCGCGAAGTCGTCGTCGAGGGCGACCTCCTTGAACAGGGCGGTGGCCTGGGCGTAGAGGGCCTCGTCGTAGCCGGGCTCCGCCTTGATCTTGGCGAGCTCCTCGTCGATGATCCGCTCGACGAGCTCTTTCGTGACCACGGCCCCGGTGTCGGCGAGC comes from Streptosporangium roseum DSM 43021 and encodes:
- a CDS encoding FAD-linked oxidase C-terminal domain-containing protein, encoding MGTKTLDGLVRRLMESLDHRAVITDPVRLRTYECDGLTHHRATPGVVVLPETAEQVAAVVRICNEYGVPFVARGAGTGLSGGALPRTDGVLIVTSRMRRILSVDVADRRAVVEPGVTNLAITEAVRDLGYYYAPDPSSQQVCSIGGNVAENSGGAHCLKYGFTVNHVLALEIVTPDGDIVELSDTDPGYDLLGAFVGSEGTLGIATKVTVRLTRAPETVTTLLAAFDGIERGGQAVSAIIGGGIVPAAIEMMDALAIEAAEAAVACAYPEGAGAVLIVELDGPVPEVTHQFDEVTRICRENGAFELRVAADPAERAAIWKGRKSAFAAVGRISPAYIVQDGVVPRTALPEVLASIDRLSREHGIRVANVFHAGDGNLHPLVLFDDAEAGAGERAELVSGKILDLCVEHGGSITGEHGVGVDKSRYMPKMFSDDDLDTMQLVRCAFDPRGLSNPGKVFPTPRLCGEVPGVRKGVHPLVESGQAEQF
- a CDS encoding FAD-binding oxidoreductase: MDALHETGGALLSGALHRTGVTIREAGPDDAVAGVSPRWVALPETTEEVAALMRVSAEHDLAVTPVGGGTRLHWAPPPERCDLLIDTCCLNQVLEHASGDLVVRVQAGVTMDSLAETLAAEGQELSLDVPLDGATVGGVLATATAGPRRFRHGTARDLLIGVTVVLADGTTARSGGKVVKNVAGYDLGKLFTGSYGTLGVITEAAFRLHPIPDDRRWIIAEPPGAPGSEAVRGGGPPDAPGWPSSPPGLDVLAAELAASQAEPSAIEVDWPDARRGPVVAVLVEGTAADARARAVRALMAGHGTARITTGPPGWWGTLPGEDVLLEVRVPPSRAGGALRAVMARGLPAHVRGSMATAALQVALPPDVGGSAFAEFVSGVRDDLGRLGGRLTVLTAPQELAGRVDRWGPVGALPLLRRVKERFDPGRRMSPGRSVGGI